The Leishmania braziliensis MHOM/BR/75/M2904 complete genome, chromosome 10 genome contains a region encoding:
- a CDS encoding putative pteridine transporter has translation MPDDQQTGNVINGGDVPCSAPPQQKLEEDDEGYVHPDTATLFDAFPFMRHFPIFGTAVVPFGPKCTMSLGVVYILSKGLARTLLNASRYAMFMKKYGVTTAVYQRISGIGSMGFSIKPLTAILSDTFAFFGYTKRWYMAMSCVAGAVCAVVYGLLPFKSSSAGIAGGMIFISVFCIANIDVLSEGHYSRLIKRHPVPGADLISWIWALIMVGAIIASAIQGPLSDLGRPTVGIFISAGLQAFCMLFFIFNWYGEKKNLVERKEDYLFLLKEAQMRGTDSEPIKEGVLGYDSTTNKSKSAAPYPESFVQNGGNELVSCVELDHDEIECDFVATTCMCGIFGVNKEVIFRNVSIAVYGVIMTAGVIALTVLNITGSTYELLYGCIGISLILCVTGFLCIPMTIMKANFFGWFQQVSYILISGGTDNFYMSDAACLPDGPHFTQTFYNTVGSVIGNAAGLIGVYMFARVFSKQSYRVTLACTILVQVLASVFDIIMVERWNLYIGIPDHAMYIMGDAIVYEVCYMLNYMPLNMLISRLCPKGCESTMFAILASFSNMGSSTSSTIGAILMETVWPLSSSPPCDFSNLRWLLIVGHLITPLIAIPAVFVLIPGTRICDPIDPRDVEAQSIFQTWLNKLTATSDTHAKPQCKSLPDSEEKQ, from the coding sequence ATGCCCGATGATCAACAGACTGGAAACGTCATCAACGGCGGTGATGTGCCTTGCTCAGCGCCACCCCAGCagaagctggaggaggacgacgagggcTACGTGCACCCTGACACCGCGACGCTCTTCGACGCTTTCCCGTTCATGCGCCACTTCCCGATCTTTGgaacggcggtggtgccgttTGGACCAAAGTGTACGATGTCGCTTGGTGTTGTGTACATCCTCAGCAAAGGTCTCGCGAGGACGCTGCTCAACGCCTCCAGGTACGCCATGTTCATGAAGAAGTACGGCGTCACCACGGCGGTGTACCAGCGCATCTCCGGTATTGGCTCCATGGGCTTCTCCATCAAGCCGTTGACAGCCATCCTGAGTGATACGTTCGCTTTCTTTGGCTACACGAAGCGGTGGTACATGGCCATGTCATGTGTTGCCGGTGCGGTATGCGCTGTTGTGTATGGTTTGCTGCCGTTTAAGTCGTCGAGCGCTGGCATCGCGGGCGGTATGATTTTCATCTCCGTCTTCTGCATTGCGAACATCGATGTGCTGTCAGAGGGTCACTACAGCCGCCTCATCAAGCGCCACCCCGTTCCTGGTGCGGACCTAATCTCGTGGATTTGGGCTCTCATCATGGTGGGCGCGATCATCGCGTCGGCCATCCAAGGGCCGCTTTCCGACTTGGGCCGCCCTACCGTTGGCATCTTCATCTCTGCAGGTCTGCAGGCTTTCTGCATGCTCTTTTTCATCTTTAACTGGTAcggcgagaagaagaaccTGGTCGAGCGCAAGGAGGACTACCTCTTTTTGCTGAAGGAGGCCCAGATGCGGGGTACAGACTCGGAGCCGATCAAGGAGGGCGTCTTGGGGTACGACAGCACCACGAACAAGAGCAAGTCCGCCGCGCCGTATCCCGAGTCCTTCGTGCAGAACGGCGGTAACGAGCTGGTGAGCTGTGTTGAGCTTGACCATGACGAGATCGAGTGCGACTTTGTCGCAACCACTTGCATGTGTGGCATCTTTGGAGTGAACAAGGAGGTCATCTTTCGCAACGTCTCCATCGCCGTCTACGGCGTCATCATGACGGCTGGCGTCATTGCGCTGACGGTGCTCAACATCACGGGCTCGACCTACGAGCTGCTCTACGGCTGCATCGGCATCTCCCTTATCCTGTGCGTGACCGGCTTCCTTTGCATCCCCATGACGATCATGAAGGCCAACTTCTTCGGGTGGTTCCAGCAGGTGTCATACATCCTCATCTCAGGCGGGACGGACAACTTCTACATGTCGGACGCCGCGTGCCTGCCGGACGGGCCGCACTTCACGCAGACCTTCTATAACACGGTGGGCAGCGTCATTGGCAACGCGGCTGGCCTCATTGGTGTGTACATGTTTGCGCGCGTCTTCTCGAAGCAGAGCTACCGCGTCACGCTAGCCTGCACCATCCTTGTCCAGGTTCTTGCGAGCGTCTTTGACATCATCATGGTCGAGCGCTGGAACTTGTACATCGGCATCCCGGACCATGCCATGTATATCATGGGTGATGCTATCGTGTACGAGGTGTGCTACATGCTCAACTACATGCCGCTAAACATGCTCATCTCGCGCCTCTGCCCAAAGGGGTGTGAGAGCACGATGTTCGCAATCCTAGCGAGCTTCAGCAACATGGGCTCCTCGACGTCGTCCACGATTGGCGCGATCCTGATGGAGACGGTGtggcctctctcctccagcccgccgtgcgaCTTCAGCAACCTGCGCTGGCTGCTGATTGTTGGCCACCTCATCACGCCACTCATCGCCATTCCGGCAGTGTTTGTGCTCATCCCCGGAACCCGCATCTGCGATCCGATCGACCCGAGGGATGTCGAGGCCCAGTCCATCTTTCAGACGTGGCTCAACAAGCTCACTGCAACGTcggacacacacgccaagCCCCAGTGCAAATCGCTGCCAGATTCAGAGGAGAAACAGTAG